ACTGTAGTCAGCCTCACTGTCATTCTATTGCAGCGGTCTTTAACCCTgctcctcagggcccactgtcctgaaAGGATTTCGATGTTTCTCTGCTCCGACGCACCTAATTCAAACGAAAGGATGGTTCCCAGGCTACCCCAGTgcttgataacgaccattcatttgaatcgggTGTGAGAGTCAAGGCGTGAGATTTGTCCTGTGTGTTTTACAAAGAAATCAAGCAGACAGGACGGTTGGCCTTACGGACCaggggttgaagaccactgctcTGTGGTACTGCCAAAAGGGACAATGTAGCTGCAACAGATTGGGGCTGGCAAGCCGGCGCACTGTCGCTTCACAACTGAGCTAAACAGTGTTTCTGACGACGGGGTATATTTAGACCTGTGATGGGTGGAGCTGTGCCATAGTAGCCGAGTTAAGTCCAGGATGCTTGAATCTGGAACATTCAGCACATTAGGGTTGATTAGACTTAGTTTAGGGGCCAGAATGGCTGGAGGCTAACCGAGGGTATGTATGAAGAGGATGAGCACCTCCGTGGAATGACCGTGGTCACCCACAGACCCGTCGCTCCTCTGACGTCTGGCCTGGTCACACAGTGGTGTGTGACGTGTACCTAGCATGGCAGACAGAGCTTTgcggatggaggagggggggtggaggtgtggattGCTTGTGTCACGGCTCAGAAATGGCAGAGTGTTGAGGAGGTGGCGgtgagagggggcgaggggtgAGTGGTGGGGCAGGTTGCTGTGACCCAGGGGGTTGCTGGTGCCTGGGTGAGATTCTGCGGGTCTCCCACGGAACATCCTCATTCTCTCCTTCCacgccctcatcctctcctcagtcctgactctctgtctatctctgtctcgctgtctcgctctctgtccgCTTCCCTCTTTCATTCCTGCTGCTGTCAGATCTAATGGAAGCAGACAGCAACAGAAACCagcactctgtctctcctttttctctctctctctcccctctctctcccctctctctctctctagcgtAAAGGGCTGTGGTTTCCCAGTGTGGATAAAAACCGAGGACAGGTGATGGAGGGGTTgagggagtgtgggggaggggggtccgaGGGAAGGGTTCTCCGACAGCCCAAAACAGAAAAGGCAGAAAGCCTCCTTATGTCCCCATTATCAGATATCTGTTGGGAGCACAGCACTCACGGCAACGCTTAAATATGTAACAGTTCTACTGAATAGCGAGATTCTAAGGTGTTCAAAGGCAGCACAGCGTATaggaacacaacacaacagtcaGTGACACCCTGCAAACAGCTTCAAAGCTGGAGGAAAAGCGACACATCATGtcacctcctccagagacagctgGCATCCCTGTACACCCCTGCTTCCCTCTTCTCACATTCTCTTTATatacgtgagagagagagagagagagagagagagagagagagagagagagagagaagttgggAACAGCAACACATCACATTCCCATctcaagaaaaaagaaaaaaaaggaacagCTAATTGAATCCAGGAGACTGGGAGGGTGTCTCCAGTTGTGTAGTAGTGACTGAAGAAGTGGACACATCTGCTGAAATTGCATTTGTAGGTGGTTAACAAGCcggtaggtctgtgtgtgtacccttGTGTACACTACTGGGTGTCAGTTCTCCTATCTCACAGCGTAGGTCTGGACTGTATTCAGGACTGTCCTGGCAACACAGGGGTCAACAGGGGCAATACTGGACAGTTTTCCCACTCCACGTCCTGTCTTAAATCCCTCCCTTTTGATCACAATCACAGCTGATGACTCCAAACCCTGCAGACCCCAGCATGCTATAAACTGCTTTGGGTATTGTGTTTTGATAGGATTACAACACGTGTAGAACATACATTGTGACTGACATGTACAGTAATTTAATTGTTAATGTAGATCAAGGCCGGTATCAAGTTCATAGGAATTTTTCATTCAACAATAATGAGGGTGTGGTATGGTTCTGGTGCCGATTTGATCGAAACTTAACAAGAATACGTTCACCGACTAGAATACAGGCATTTGAACACTTCTATGTTTAACGCATACCCACATTCTTTTGATAAGCGTAAACAGAAAAGAGGCACAATTTGGTAGTTTTCTGTACATTAGCCTACATAACAATACAATCATAGAACACCTGAGACTTGTATGGGCTACAGTAGTGACCCGTGTTATATTAGACCCCTGTTCCAGAGTTACCCCTCCAGTAACCCCGGTCTGCTCACTCACCTGCTGGTAATTCTCATCTTCTGGGTTGAAGTTGTTGTCAACAGGCTGTAATCTTAGGTTGATGTGTGGGAAATTATGTAGCCAGTAAGTCCACCAAGGTGCGATGTACTCTACCCGTGCGGAAGACATCACTGTAAACTTCGCGTATCCAATATTGAGGTGCGTTTCTTTATGGTGAGTGGTCAGCCTCGGTCCGCCGTAGAAGTCCTATTCCCGTCTCATGCCAAACAAAGCATTGAAAAACACATGCTACTGTGTAAAAAAAGCTTGCACCTGAGACTGAAGATGTAGCGAGTTTGTCAAATTACAATGTTGGGCATCCCAATATTTGTAATAATTGGGATAAATAACAAGCCGATCCCATTTCCCGTCAATCTGTCTTCGCCTACAACCTATCCACCGCTGCTGTTTGGTCCAGTTGCTCACACTGAAACGCAAAATGTGTATCCACACAACGGCAGCTTCACGGGAACGCGCCTCCCATTGTGGGGCACGGGACTTCGCTGATACCGCACGGGAAGACGCTGGATATCCAACGGCAGTCAATAGCCTAAAATAAAGTAATTTATACTCGTTTCGTAGGCTACAAGAAGTTGCTTATTATTAAGTATTTAAAAAGCATTTACATTTCTTTAAGTTAGATGACTTTAGAAATAGCCAGTTTAGGAGTGGTGACGATCcaacactgccatctagtgtgAAAATAATATCAAGCCTTTTTTAGTCCGTTTACAATTACAGGTCCAAAATACCATGACATTTTCAATGATTAACTTAACTAACATTTTATTTGCATAATAAGGTTGGTGAAAATTTTAAAATGATTTAACAAGGATTCAGCAGATAACAAAATATCATGCCTACATAAGGTTTTGCAATTAGGTTTGAATAGTTTGACAACGATAAAGGGTTGACATTCAGGGCTGACAAATGTGTAGTCTGAAGATGGGCCTTCGACCCTGTTCAAGACCCAGTGTCCCCCATGATGGAGATTCCCCTGCTCCATCATACCAGACATGCGGTCTCATCCCAATAAGGTTCTGGGTTTATTCCTGTCCAGGGTCTGTTTGGTGCTCAGGTGGGATCCTGCTCAGGCCCTTCAATGCAGAGGTAGCATGCTCTTCCCATGCTCACATGGGTTTCCTCTGATGACCCCAATATAGACGCAGAACAGATCCCTCACTTGCCATGTCCCTGGCCAAGACATGGGTGAGGACTTGGGCTTTGCCCTCGGGTACGGTGATCACTGCTCCTGACTGGCCTTGGAAGGGCAGGATGGCAACATGCTGACACTTGGCTGACACCCTTGTGTTCCCActccctgtgtttgtgtcactgCATGATTAACATTCCTTCTAAATCTGCTCAGTATCATTAATGCACAAACTTCCATGTACCAAAACTAGGCCATTCATTGTTCTGCAAAACTGAGCATTAGGAATGTGGGTTATATTACCAACATGGGATCTGCATTTACGGCTGATGATTCATTTGCCTGGTTGCAAGAGTTAAACCCCTTTAAGCAAAGAGTACAATACTATTGGATAGCCAGGGAGAATCACACCTGCAGCATAGATTCTCAACATACTGAACTACTTAGCTACTTTGTCATAAAACAGTAGGAAACATGGTGCTGTGTTAAATAGCATTTACTGTTTTGCACACACTGGGGCAACATAACAGGCAAGACAAAGATAACGAGTTTTCCAATTTTTATTACAATTTTCTGTACACAGCGATGGGCTTACTTCAGCTCCTTCACAGCCAGACCTTAAAGGGAGAAAAAATGAGAGTGGATTAAAAACCAAAAACACATACATCCTCCCATCAGCAGGCAAGTCATGACTACACAGCCCCTCAAACAGGTCTCCTCAGCTTCAGAGCCAACGTCACAGTGGAGCTGACTCCCGCTGTCACAGTGGCGCTGACTCCCGCTGTCATGTGACCATCTAGTCATGGTCAAAGTGTGTTAGTGGACCGGTGGAACTTCAATTTCGGAAGTTTTCGAAACGAAGCACTTGGTCCATCCTTGATCTAGCAAGTTTGAAATTTCATCGCTGGCACGGGACAGCCTGAGATGTTTGGACAACTTGCAAATGTGGTGACACTACATTTATTAGCATGTCCTATCCCACATACAATCTAAGTTTCCATTTTTAAACCCGGTTTATTACAGGGATGAGTGGCTGCCCTTAAATGGTCAGATATCAGGCACTTAGACTccaggctgaaatgaatttaaGTAATAATATGTAGGCTATTGACATCCCATGTGTCCAGAGTAGAAGGGCTTGTTAAAATGCCGTGCTAGTTGCTATCCACTGGTCCGGAAATCAGCCTGACATCAAACTTCCATGATGTAGAATGGCTCACTATGACAAGCAGGTCCCATTAATGGTGACATGGACATGGGTCCAAATCCTGTTCTCTTCCCACAGTCAAAAGCTCAATGGGATTTACTGTATTGGTCCAAGGGGACAACATTTTTTCATTGGAATCCCAATTGTCTCCATGGGGTTCTATCGGACAACATGTGGTGAGTTGGCCGTTTCCTGGTTCTCACTAACCTGGTGGCAGGGACTGTTTGAGCTTCTCTGCCTTCTCCTTGTCGGTGATGACCAGGGTGTACAGGTACCTGCTGCAGCGCACCTTGAATTTGACattgtccttgttcttcttgaTCTTGACAGCTACAAGGGACAGACAATGTGGTGTTAAGTGCTTGATAGTGgacattgagtgtgtgtgaagggggagtTCAACTCTGGGACTTGACTGACATGCCACACCATCCAATAGAAAACCTGCATGTATGAAACTTACACTTGGCATCCTTCCTCCTGGCCGTCAGCAGgaaatctttgatttcttcaaTTTTTCGCGGCTGCAATAAAATATAGCCAGTAAGAAAACCGTTCAGCCATTGCCATTGATTACGATGCATTAACTGATTCCGTTTACTATAAATGGGGTTGGAATTGTTAATGGACCGGTGGAACTGAAGATTCTGGAGTCGAAACTCAGCACTTAGTCCATTCTTGATCTAGCAAGCTTTAAAAGTCATCACTAGCACAGAACAGCTTGAGATGTTTGCATTACTTGCATCTAGCCTGACAAGCAAGGTACCAAACTAGCTTAGTAGCATTCATTGGTGACTAGGAGACTACCTACGTGACCAGCCGTATAGCGCATTTAATAGCAGCTACTACATTTAATAACACGCAAAATGGGACGTCATTTAAATTTGTAAACACAGGTTGTCCTTTGCAAAACATGCGCCAAGCCGGTACTGAATGCATGTGGGCTTGTGTTCATGCCACTAGCCTAGCCGCTAGCTAGCAAGGCCGGTGTTCACATTATGACTAGCTAGTTGCATGTAGGGTTAGTAAGTAAGAGTAGTAAGAGATCACATGATAGATGGCAACAATTGTAAGACACATTGTTGAGTCAAAATCAAGTTTTAACTAGCTGTTTATAGCGAATGTTGCAAAATAAGGACTTACCATCTTGCCTTGTCTGCGGACTGAAGGCTAGGAATGGCGGAAAAAGATGGAGACAGATTATGGAAGAGAACAGTCAAACAAAATGCGAAGGACTACAAATACCCATCAAAACCTATAGACAAGTCTTAACTAAACCATGTTTGCACGATTCGGGCAGTGTCACGGATAACTTTAAAGTGGATGGATTATGATTAGAAATTGTCATGTTGTTTATAAAGGAAATGTGCAACTCACACAGTCAGCAAGAGAGGGGATGAAAGGGGCGGAACTTCCGCTAGGGCGAAGCTTATATTTAAAGCACGGCGTCTCGTAGAGGACAAAATTAATTTCGGACACACTTTTGAAAATAATTTATGTGTGCAGTTGACGATGCTTTAATTAAAAAATGCATTAAATCAAGTAATATCAGATCAAAGATAATCTACTGGACAGGGCACATTACACTACCCTTCTAAAACGTGTTAAATGTTTAAGAATCAGAGGCCTGAGAGCATCAACCTGAGTTAGGTTATGCTCCCTTAAATAAAGTCAGCTAGATAAATTACAATTAACCAAACATTTTCAATTTGTTGTGTTCTTTGAATTCCAATTATAGCCCTGAATCATATTATCTTGACTCAATTCAGAGTGTCTGGCTCAAATTGTTAGCCTGgtcctcgtacatttcatttgtacagagggtctgggatgtctcgattgacaaacgttaacttccttgaaggcgggtcctctgttgaagtttaaaactattggatccacccagagccactctgatttgccatagccaatcgcaagcgttcgccttagccaactccttcaccactactgtaacggagctagctgccgtagctggaaaatcaaacttttcccgaaccccgtggggaggagggccacaacatcatggccaccatcaaaactcagcaaggaatgttcttgctccggctttacctatattcggcagcgttgccacaaccacagaatagtttcgctcgcatctttctccgccgccattactgaactactcaaacaagtgcacgacattaacgtcatcgttctcagccactccctctgtttgctgattggacctacaaaaaatgtgtttctggaaacagacttcagaaccgacatcccagacctagtacagaagcaaaatccaaattgagcggaagtacgtaggagggcagagccaggctatcaAATTGtacctgtagcctacatatttttTCTGATATTTTATCTTTAGTGAAAAGCATTTGTTGTGGGCTAATGCAGAATAATAACACATGTTATTATATGTTCAGCTGGATACCATGCTTGAGTAGTTATATGGCACCTTTGTGTGAAGACAATTATCTTTGTCGACCTCCGTAATAAAACTGTGGTCACATGATTCAAAGGTTACAGTAAAATAGTATTAGTAGTTCCAGTCAAAGAGACGTTTAACACATATAGAAAAGGAAAACTGATATAGCTCACTGATATAACCCTCGTCTCCAATAACATTCAA
This DNA window, taken from Hypomesus transpacificus isolate Combined female chromosome 13, fHypTra1, whole genome shotgun sequence, encodes the following:
- the rpl38 gene encoding 60S ribosomal protein L38; the encoded protein is MPRKIEEIKDFLLTARRKDAKSVKIKKNKDNVKFKVRCSRYLYTLVITDKEKAEKLKQSLPPGLAVKELK